The Actinomycetota bacterium genome segment GGCCCGGGAGGTCGTCCAGGACGCCCAGCGTGAACGGCTGGCCGCCCTGGCCCTGGACGATGTCCGGGTGCGGGAGGCCGAGGTCCGCGCCCAGGCCGCCGAGCAGGCCCTCCAGGACGCCCAGGCCGACCTGGCCGAGCTCCGGGCGGCGCTTGACCGGGCTCAGGTCGCTGCCGAGGAGCGGGACCGCTTCGCCGACGAACGGGACCGGACGGCCGGTCACCCGGACTGACATCCACGTGCT includes the following:
- a CDS encoding ANTAR domain-containing protein, coding for MELASHKLEVAQLRQALTSRVWIEQAKGVLAATHGTDPEVAFQQLRTRARASSRKLAELAREVVQDAQRERLAALALDDVRVREAEVRAQAAEQALQDAQADLAELRAALDRAQVAAEERDRFADERDRTAGHPD